The following coding sequences are from one Odontesthes bonariensis isolate fOdoBon6 chromosome 10, fOdoBon6.hap1, whole genome shotgun sequence window:
- the slc6a17 gene encoding sodium-dependent neutral amino acid transporter SLC6A17, with amino-acid sequence MPKNTKVTQREHSNEPVTESVADLLSLEHPMDYKSSQMSMGLSPGSTAPVKALLPSPDPDAEDGRPAWNNKMEYILAQVGFSVGLGNVWRFPYLCQKNGGGAYLVPYSILLLLIGIPLFFLELAVGQRIRRGSIGVWNYVYPQLGGIGVSSLMVCGFVGLYYNVIIGWSIFYFVQSFQYPLPWAECPIRINGTQAIVEPECEKSSATTYFWYRQTLNITSSIDDTGGLNWKMTLSLLVAWILVCLAVIKGIQSSGKVMYFSSLFPYVVLFCFLVRGLLLKGAVDGIAHMFTPKLEKMLEPQVWREAATQVFFALGLGFGGVIAFSSYNKRDNNCHFDAALVSIINFVTSILATLVVFAVLGFKANIMNEKCVVENAEKILGYLNTDVLSKELIPPHINFSHLSTLDYAEMYGVIKTVKEDSFDELGLDACVLEDELNKAVQGTGLAFIAFTEAMTHFPASPCWSVMFFFMLINLGLGSMIGTMTGITTPILDAFKIRKEILCVACCIIAFLLGLLFVQRSGNYFVTMFDDYSAGLPLTVVVILENISVAWIYGTKRFMQDLEDMLGFRPYSFYYYMWRYVSPAVLVVLIVATVIEMAVSPAGYNAWVEAEGSERFHSYPPWALAMAYSLIVVAMLPLPIVFIVRHFNLISDGSNKLSVSYRKGMMKDISNLEEQDEQRFILSKNPSEAPSPMPAHRAYLGPGGTQEMTNTNYGTSTKTGYQNIGSPESEL; translated from the exons ATGCCAAAGAACACCAAGGTGACTCAGAGGGAGCACAGCAATGAGCCGGTCACCGAGTCAGTGGCTGACCTGCTGTCCCTGGAGCACCCCATGGACTATAAGAGCAGTCAGATGAGTATGGGTCTCAGTCCCGGATCTACTGCCCCGGTAAAGGCCCTGCTACCTTCCCCCGATCCAGATGCTGAAGACGGTCGGCCAGCGTGGAACAACAAGATGGAGTACATCCTGGCCCAGGTGGGCTTTTCTGTTGGTCTCGGTAACGTCTGGAGGTTTCCCTACCTATGTCAGAAGAACGGTGGAG GTGCCTACCTGGTGCCCTACTCtattctcctcctcctcattgGGATCCCCTTGTTTTTTCTGGAGCTGGCGGTGGGTCAAAGGATCCGGCGTGGCAGCATCGGGGTGTGGAACTACGTCTACCCACAGCTGGGGGGCATTGGGGTTTCCAGCCTGATG GTTTGTGGCTTTGTGGGGCTCTATTATAATGTGATTATTGGCTGGAGCATCTTCTATTTCGTCCAGTCTTTTCAGTATCCACTCCCTTGGGCTGAATGCCCCATCCGTATAAATGGAACCCAAGCCA TTGTGGAGCCAGAGTGTGAGAAGAGCTCAGCCACCACCTACTTCTGGTACCGCCAGACTCTTAACATCACCAGCTCCATCGACGACACCGGCGGCCTGAACTGGAAGATGACCCTGTCACTGCTGGTGGCTTGGATCTTGGTCTGCCTGGCAGTCATCAAGGGCATCCAGTCCTCTGGGAAG GTGATGTACTTCAGCTCTCTCTTCCCATATGTGGTGCTTTTCTGTTTCCTGGTGAGAGGTTTGCTGCTGAAGGGAGCGGTGGACGGCATCGCTCACATGTTCACCCCAAAG CTGGAAAAGATGTTGGAGCCGCAGGTGTGGAGAGAAGCAGCCACGCAGGTCTTTTTCGCACTCGGTCTGGGCTTTGGAGGTGTCATTGCTTTCTCCAGCTACAACAAGCGAGACAACAACTGCCACTTCGATGCAGCTCTGGTTTCCATAATCAACTTTGTCACCTCCATCTTGGCCACTTTAGTGGTGTTTGCTGTGCTGGGGTTCAAAGCCAATATCATGAACGAGAAGTGTGTTGTAGA GAATGCAGAGAAGATTCTGGGTTACCTCAACACAGACGTGCTGAGCAAAGAGCTCATCCCACCTCACATCAACTTCTCCCACCTGTCTACTCTGGACTACGCAGAAATGTACGGAGTCATAAAGACAGTGAAGGAGGATAGCTTTGACGAGCTGGGTCTGGACGCTTGTGTCCTGGAGGACGAACTCAACAAG GCAGTGCAAGGCACCGGTCTCGCGTTTATCGCCTTCACAGAGGCCATGACCCATTTCCCTGCCAGTCCCTGCTGGTCCGTCATGTTCTTCTTCATGTTGATCAACTTGGGCCTGGGAAGCATGATCGGCACCATGACTGGTATCACCACGCCCATTCTGGATGCTTTCAAGATCCGTAAGGAGATCCTGTGTG TGGCTTGCTGTATCATAGCCTTCCTGTTAGGGTTGCTGTTTGTGCAGCGTTCAGGGAATTATTTTGTCACCATGTTTGATGACTACTCTGCTGGTTTGCCTCTCACTGTGGTGGTGATCCTGGAGAACATTTCTGTGGCCTGGATCTATGGCACTAAGAG gtTCATGCAGGACCTGGAGGACATGCTTGGTTTCAGACCGTATTCCTTCTATTACTACATGTGGAGATATGTGTCACCCGCTGTTTTGGTGGTGCTCATTGTTGCCACAGTCATTGAGATGGCTGTCAGTCCCGCGGGATACAATGCCTGGGTGGAGGCGGAG GGCTCAGAGCGTTTCCACAGCTACCCTCCCTGGGCTTTAGCAATGGCCTACTCCCTCATTGTGGTTGCCATGCTGCCTTTACCCATCGTTTTCATCGTCCGCCACTTCAACTTGATTTCAGACGGCTCCAACAAGCTGTCCGTCTCCTACCGTAAAGGTATGATGAAGGACATATCCAACCTGGAGGAGCAGGATGAGCAGCGCTTCATCCTCAGCAAGAACCCCAGTGAGGCTCCCTCCCCCATGCCTGCCCACCGCGCCTATCTGGGGCCCGGCGGCACCCAAGAGATGACCAACACCAACTACGGCACCAGCACCAAGACGGGCTACCAGAACATCGGTTCCCCCGAGTCTGAGCTATGA